A single region of the Salvia miltiorrhiza cultivar Shanhuang (shh) chromosome 8, IMPLAD_Smil_shh, whole genome shotgun sequence genome encodes:
- the LOC130999538 gene encoding nuclear transport factor 2-like isoform X2, which translates to MAAPAAEVAVAVAETPQPVTAQVVGNAFVTQYYHILHKSPGLVHKFYQDVSKLGRPEEDGSMSITTTMQAINDKIVSLNYWDFTAEIKSVDSQESFNGGVHVLVTGYLTGKDSKVSHFAQSFFLAPQDRGYFVLNDMFRYVNNFDANPALVPDVVAPVPEEPAPVPAPENHVSEQSTPSAEEAVSGEVYNPPENGDVPITEEVEEEEEVPVPEVVDEVQDNTEPMVETPAKTEAPKKSYASIVMHLKETAATFSPPPTALRKAPPKSLDEVKPTPIPTPDGPVSSSDSFDHEHNQEGEADGFSIYIKGLPMNATEALLEDVFNKFGTIKNDGIQVRSNRQQGFCFGFVEFEEATSMQKALEASPVAIGGRQAFVEEKRSTNSRGSNRGRFQSGRGSGFRNEGVRGRGGYGGGRGYNRGDFNGRSEFGNRGGNRGGSTNRDGYQRSESFNSNGGGRTNRAAGMANGNTKNTTPRVSATA; encoded by the exons ATGGCAGCACCAGCGGCGgaggtggcggtggcggtggcggagACTCCGCAACCGGTTACTGCTCAAGTT GTCGGAAACGCATTTGTGACGCAGTACTATCACATACTGCATAAGTCACCAGGGCTTGTTCACAAATTTTATCAGGATGTCAGTAAGCTTGGTCGTCCTGAGGAGGATGGCTCCATGAGCATCACCACCACTATGCAa GCCATCAACGACAAAATTGTTTCGCTCAACTACTGGGACTTCACAGCTGAGATTAAGTCGGTAGATTCGCAGGAATCATTTAATGGGGGAGTTCACGTTCTTGTAACTGGCTATCTAACAGGAAAAGACAGCAAAGTTAGCCACTTTGCTCAATCTTTCTTCCTTGCTCCACAAGACCGGGGCTACTTCGTTTTGAATGACATGTTCCGATATGTGAATAATTTCGATGCTAATCCTGCATTGGTCCCTGATGTTGTAGCGCCTGTTCCTGAAGAGCCAG CTCCTGTTCCAGCTCCGGAGAATCATGTTTCTGAGCAGAGCACACCATCTGCAGAAGAAGCTGTTTCTGGAGAAGTGTACAATCCACCAGAGAATGGGGATGTGCCAATTACTGAagaagtagaagaagaagaagaagttcctGTGCCGGAGGTTGTTGATGAGGTACAGGATAATACAGAGCCGATGGTTGAAACCCCTGCCAAAACTGAAGCTCCGAAGAAGTCTTATGCTTCTATT GTGATGCATCTCAAGGAAACTGCTGCAACTTTCTCGCCTCCTCCTACTGCACTCCGAAAAGCTCCACCAAAGAGCTTGGACGAAGTGAAGCCTACTCCTATTCCGACACCTGATGGTCCAGTTTCCAGTTCGGATTCTTTTGATCATGAACATAACCAAGAGGGTGAAG CTGATGGGTTCTCCATATACATAAAGGGCCTTCCCATGAATGCTACTGAAGCTTTACTTGAGGATGTATTCAACAAATTTGGGACCATAAAAAATGATGGAATTCAAGTTAGAAGCAACAGA CAACAAGGATTTTGTTTTGGCTTTGTGGAATTTGAGGAGGCAACATCTATGCAAAAAGCCCTTGAG GCTTCTCCAGTAGCAATTGGTGGACGTCAAGCCTTTGTTGAGGAAAAGAGGTCTACAAATTCTCGTG GAAGTAACAGGGGAAGGTTCCAATCAGGAAGGGGCTCTGGGTTCAGAAACGAGGGAGTTAGAGGACGAGGAGGCTATGGGGGTGGTAGGGGCTATAACAGGGGTGATTTCAACGGCAGGAGTGAGTTTGGCAACAGGGGTGGAAACCGGGGAGGATCCACAAACCGTGACGGATATCAAAGGTCCGAAAGCTTCAACAGCAACGGTGGTGGCCGTACCAACCGAGCTGCTGGGATGGCCAATGGCAACACGAAGAACACCACCCCTCGTGTCTCTGCTACTGCTTGA
- the LOC130999538 gene encoding nuclear transport factor 2-like isoform X1 translates to MAAPAAEVAVAVAETPQPVTAQVVGNAFVTQYYHILHKSPGLVHKFYQDVSKLGRPEEDGSMSITTTMQAINDKIVSLNYWDFTAEIKSVDSQESFNGGVHVLVTGYLTGKDSKVSHFAQSFFLAPQDRGYFVLNDMFRYVNNFDANPALVPDVVAPVPEEPAAPVPAPENHVSEQSTPSAEEAVSGEVYNPPENGDVPITEEVEEEEEVPVPEVVDEVQDNTEPMVETPAKTEAPKKSYASIVMHLKETAATFSPPPTALRKAPPKSLDEVKPTPIPTPDGPVSSSDSFDHEHNQEGEADGFSIYIKGLPMNATEALLEDVFNKFGTIKNDGIQVRSNRQQGFCFGFVEFEEATSMQKALEASPVAIGGRQAFVEEKRSTNSRGSNRGRFQSGRGSGFRNEGVRGRGGYGGGRGYNRGDFNGRSEFGNRGGNRGGSTNRDGYQRSESFNSNGGGRTNRAAGMANGNTKNTTPRVSATA, encoded by the exons ATGGCAGCACCAGCGGCGgaggtggcggtggcggtggcggagACTCCGCAACCGGTTACTGCTCAAGTT GTCGGAAACGCATTTGTGACGCAGTACTATCACATACTGCATAAGTCACCAGGGCTTGTTCACAAATTTTATCAGGATGTCAGTAAGCTTGGTCGTCCTGAGGAGGATGGCTCCATGAGCATCACCACCACTATGCAa GCCATCAACGACAAAATTGTTTCGCTCAACTACTGGGACTTCACAGCTGAGATTAAGTCGGTAGATTCGCAGGAATCATTTAATGGGGGAGTTCACGTTCTTGTAACTGGCTATCTAACAGGAAAAGACAGCAAAGTTAGCCACTTTGCTCAATCTTTCTTCCTTGCTCCACAAGACCGGGGCTACTTCGTTTTGAATGACATGTTCCGATATGTGAATAATTTCGATGCTAATCCTGCATTGGTCCCTGATGTTGTAGCGCCTGTTCCTGAAGAGCCAG CAGCTCCTGTTCCAGCTCCGGAGAATCATGTTTCTGAGCAGAGCACACCATCTGCAGAAGAAGCTGTTTCTGGAGAAGTGTACAATCCACCAGAGAATGGGGATGTGCCAATTACTGAagaagtagaagaagaagaagaagttcctGTGCCGGAGGTTGTTGATGAGGTACAGGATAATACAGAGCCGATGGTTGAAACCCCTGCCAAAACTGAAGCTCCGAAGAAGTCTTATGCTTCTATT GTGATGCATCTCAAGGAAACTGCTGCAACTTTCTCGCCTCCTCCTACTGCACTCCGAAAAGCTCCACCAAAGAGCTTGGACGAAGTGAAGCCTACTCCTATTCCGACACCTGATGGTCCAGTTTCCAGTTCGGATTCTTTTGATCATGAACATAACCAAGAGGGTGAAG CTGATGGGTTCTCCATATACATAAAGGGCCTTCCCATGAATGCTACTGAAGCTTTACTTGAGGATGTATTCAACAAATTTGGGACCATAAAAAATGATGGAATTCAAGTTAGAAGCAACAGA CAACAAGGATTTTGTTTTGGCTTTGTGGAATTTGAGGAGGCAACATCTATGCAAAAAGCCCTTGAG GCTTCTCCAGTAGCAATTGGTGGACGTCAAGCCTTTGTTGAGGAAAAGAGGTCTACAAATTCTCGTG GAAGTAACAGGGGAAGGTTCCAATCAGGAAGGGGCTCTGGGTTCAGAAACGAGGGAGTTAGAGGACGAGGAGGCTATGGGGGTGGTAGGGGCTATAACAGGGGTGATTTCAACGGCAGGAGTGAGTTTGGCAACAGGGGTGGAAACCGGGGAGGATCCACAAACCGTGACGGATATCAAAGGTCCGAAAGCTTCAACAGCAACGGTGGTGGCCGTACCAACCGAGCTGCTGGGATGGCCAATGGCAACACGAAGAACACCACCCCTCGTGTCTCTGCTACTGCTTGA